The following nucleotide sequence is from Firmicutes bacterium ASF500.
TATGAATATAATCACCCAAAACAACTTTCCCACTGATAATAGTGAAATCGTCAATCCTGACATTATTTCCTATTTCTAATTCTTCTGGCCTATATAGTGCCACATGACGACTTACTTTTACATTGAAACCATATTTTTTTATACCAAGTGTTTTTAATTCTTCCTCACTATAGTATGTTTCCATTCACTTTACCCCCCTTCTCTCTACTAAACGGAAGGGAGAGCATTGGAACGCATAGATACAAATAAAAACTTTTTTCCGCGCCAGACACCCCTCAAGGGGGGGGGGGGTAAGTACCCTGCCGAAAGTAATAATACCCTGTTCTGAGCTTATGCCAATTGGGTGGAAATCGTTTACAAGCAAAACCTTTTGTGACATATAATTATTTTCTTTCGTTTCCGCAAAAAGCTGTGACACATTCAGCTTTTTTTCGGCGTAGTTTATTGCCATACAAATCAGTTTAGTCCCTAACCCCAGACCTCGGTATCCGCAGTCAACAGAATATGATATCATCGCTTGTCCACCACAACACTCAAAACGTATGGAACCAATTGGATGCCCACCCAAATATAAGATCAGGATCTTAATATTTGGATCTTCTAATACACCATGAAACCAGTTATGATGATCCTCAGATGAAATAATATGAGAAGTCACTGATTGTTGTCGCGTCTTTTCTTCGTTTCGCCATGACAAAAGGAGCTGTTCATCACTAGAACACGCTTCTATCAAAAAAAGCTTTTGATTCCAGTCACAGCACACCTGTATTGGCTTGCCATTAAAGATGTCCATACCCAAATCAAACACCTCATACATCCACATTCAACGGACTCCCTCTTGAAATATCTTTGGGAGCCTGCTCCTTTAACAGACCGAAATAAAATTTTGGTTTTGTACCATATCCAGGCCGGATACATCGAATATTTTCTGTCGTAAACTCCTCGCCCTTTTGAATATCCCGCACGGCAAAAATCGATCTGCGGAAAACAGTGGAGGCTTTTTCCGCTTCCGTCAGCTCGTAGCTCACCCGGCCTCGGATTTGTGCGGCGGCCCGGACATCCCGCACCATCTCCGCAAACTCCTGCGGCTCCATGGAAAATTCGCTGTCCGGGTTTTTGATGGCGCGGCTGAGGCAGAAGTGCTTTTCCACCACCTGTGCGCCCAAGGACACACCCACCACGGCGGCGATGGACCCCATGGAGTGGTCGGACAGCCCCACCGGGACGCCGAACCGCTCTCGCATATCCGGAATGGTGGCGAGGTTCATGTCGCTGTAATTGGCCGGGTACTCGCTGCAGCACTTGAGCAGAACGATCTTGTCATTTCCCTGCCGCCTGCATACGTCTACCGCATCCTGAATTTCCTCCACACTGCCCATTCCGCAGCTGATCACCATGGGCTTCCCCTTAGCGGCGGTATATTCAATCAACGGAATGTCCACCAGCTCAAAGCTGGCAATTTTGTACGCCTCGCAGCCCATGCTCTCCAGAAAATCGACGGCTGTCCGGTCAAAGGGCGTCGAGAGGAAATCCACCCCGCAGGCCTCGCATTCCTCCTTGATTCGCTCCTGCCACTCCCAGGGCGTGCCCGCATCCCGGTACAAATCGTAGAGCTTATAACCGTCCCAAAGTCCGCCTTTGATTCGAAAATATTCATTGTCGCAGTCGATGGTCATGGTATCCGCCGTATAGGTCTGGATTTTCACGCAGTCCGCGCCGGATTTGGCCGCCTGACGCACAATCGCCAGGGCATTCTCCAGCTTCCCGGCGTGATTGGCGCTCATCTCCGCGATGACATAGACTTGATTCGCCGCCAGCTTGTCCCATAGTCTGAACATACTCCGCCTCCGCTCATTTTCGGAAATATTCAATCAGCTTTCTCACCGCTTGGATAACATCATCCTGATCCTGATCTGTCATGCTATAGAACAGAGGCAGCGTCATACTGCTCTCATAATAAGCCTCCGCATTGGGGCACAGGCCCTTTTTGAAGCCCAGAGATTGATAGTACGGAAGCCAGTACACCGGGATATAGTGTACGTTGACCCCGATATTTTCCGCCTGCATGGCGTCATAAAATTCTTTCCGCCCGCAAGTGAGCCGGTCAAAATCCAGACGCAGGATATACAGGTGCCGCACTGTGTCAGAGCCCTCAACCTCTTCTTGAATAATCACTTCCGGAATCTTACGGAATGCTTCATTATACCGCCGGACCAGTTCCTTCCTCCTGGCGGCAAAACGCTCCAGCTTGTTGAGCTGGCTCAGGGCCAGCGCACACTGGATGTCTGTCATGCGGTAGTTGTAGCCAAGCAGCTGCTGCTCATAGTACCAGTTGGAGTTGCTATGGTCCCGCAAAAGGGCGGGGTCCCGGGTAATTCCGTGTCTGGAAAACAGCTCCACCCGCTTTGCCAGGGCACTGTCCTTCGTCAATACAGCGCCGCCCTCCCCCGCCGTGATGGTCTTCACGGGATGAAAGCTGAAGGTAGTCAGGTCCGCGATGCTCCCCACCGGCGTCCCCCGGTAGGAGGCGCCGATGGAGTGGGCGGCATCCTCGATCAGAAGCAGATGGTGCTTCTGGCAGACGGCCCGGATGGCGTCATAATCGCAGGCCGCGCCGGTGAAGTCCACCGCAATGACCGCTTTGGTTCGCTCCGTCACGCACCGCTCCAGGGAGGCGGGGTCAATGGTATAGGTCCTCGGGTCGATATCCGCAAATACCGGCCTTCCGCCGCAGTATAAAATGGCGTTGGCCGACGCCGCGAAGGTGATGGGTGTTGTGATGACCTCATCCCCCGGGCCAATCCCGGCGGCGAGACAGGCCACATGCAGCGCCGCAGTTCCGTTGGACACCGCCGTACAGTGCGCCGCCCTGGTCAGCCGGCACAGCGTCTCCTCCAGCTCCGTGACCTTGGGGCCGCAGGTCAGAAAATCGCTTTTCAGGACCTCCGTCACCGCTTGAATGTCAGCCTCGTCTATGTATTGGCGACCGTAGGACAGCCACTCTTTTCGTACCGCTTCCCCGCCGTATAACGCTAAACTCGACACAGGCATTACCTCTCTTTACCTTGATTCAACGAGGCTACCATGCTGTCCAGCCTCCATCTACACAAATATTGGCTCCTGTTATATATTTGCTGGCGTCTGACGCCAACAGGACCACGGTACCTGCCAAATCATCTGGCTGGCCGATCCGTTTCAGCATAGTTCTTTCCGCAAGATTCTCAATAAACCACCCCGTCTCCTGCACCGGTTTAGAGGGGAATGGACCTGGTGATATACTGTTGCATCGAATTCCATATTGTCCATAGTAACCGGCTAAATATTTCGTCAACTGCAATACTGCCGCTTTTCCAGCCCCATAACAGGCCGGATTGTTAAACTTTACTTCCCCCTGGTAAACCTTTGGGTCTGGGGAAACCAAGCCGTACATAGATGCAATATTGATAATACTCCCACTGCCCTGCTGGATCATTTTCGGTATTACTGCGGAACACATTCGGAAAACACCATTCACGGTGCCATCAATCGCTTTCGACCATAGCTCGCCTGTTAAATCCTCAAAATACCCCGCAACACTATATGCCGCATTATTGACCAGAACATCGATCTTTCCCTCGGCCTCAATTACACGTTCTATGCACAAGTGAATGCTTTTTTCTGAAGCTATATCAATTGCGAGCCCTTTGCACAACTCACCATATTTCTGGTTCAACTCACCAGCCAGACGCTCACATTTTCCGGTATCCCGTGAGGCAATAAACACTTTGGCGTGAAAGGACGCCAGAGCTTCGCTCATTGCTGTTCCCAAATAGCCTGCGCCGCCTGTAACTAAGACAGCTTTTCCCGTCAAATCAAACAGTTCCATACGCTACTCACCCAACCGTTTTTGATGGACATTCTTGTTAATTGTCATAACTTCCGGATTGGCTACCAGATAGTCAATAATCTCGTCGAGGCTGAAGATCCTGTCCGGCTGGTACAAGGAGCCATACAAGATTTGCGCCACCTCATAGTCTTCCTCTGTATCCACAGTAAGCCTTACCGCTGAATAATCTTTTGGCGAGTTGAGTTTTCCTGGATTTTGGCCCTCCCGATACATATATGGTGTCACATGTTCACGCTCATATGGCTGGCGCCCGTTTTCATGCGCCTCCGCCAAGGCACGAAAGGTAAACACCTCTGCCCCGACTCCCAAGGGATAACCGCCGGCAGACGCATAGGAGAAATTGCTGCCTTTAAAATAAGACAATAATTCCTCACAAACATTGGGGTCAACAAAGGGGTTATCCGCTGTTAACCGCATCACGATATCATCCGGCTCCGCACCAAATGTCCGCGCCGCCTGAAAAAAACGGTCCAGTACGTCCGTCTCACTCCCACGGAAACAACAGACTTGATTCTCATGGGCAAACTCCGCGATCGGGTCATCCGACTTATTTTGAGATGTCGCAATGACAATCGTGTCGACGCTCTGCACACTTCTTATGCGTTGAACGATATGATACAGGATTGGCTGACCGCAAAGATTTCTTAACACCTTACCGGGTAGGCGTGTAGAGCTCATGCGCGCCTGAATGATCGCTAAAACCTTGCTTTCCATTGAACTCACCTGAATATTATCTATTTTACCTTACCATAGAGACGGGTTTACTAATTTTTCCTCAACTTTGTCAAACGCGGCCCTCAAGGCCGATTCAACCTCCTGCGGCAGCGGCTTGGAAACGAAGGACAAATAATTTGAAAGCTGATCTTGATTATCCACCCCAAAGAGCAGGTAATCAATTCCAGGATGGCCGGCAACAGAGCTGATTGCGGCGTGAAGCGGAGAACTGGAAGCGGAATCGCAGATACTGTGAAATACCTTGAGATATGGACTAGCAAATTCCATATGTGCCGGCAGGCGGTTTGCGTCCATAACCGCAAGTCCCTGCAGCAACGAGCTTCTAGCAAAAACAGTTACGTTCTTTTTCTTCGCTTCCACAAAAAAACCGCATTGATCCAGTCTTCTGTCAAAAACATTGTAAGGAACCTGTATCACTTCAATTTGTGGATAGGATAAAGCCTTCATTGCTTCCAGGGGTGTGTATACAGATACTCCAATTGACCTAGCAAGGCCCTCATGCCGGACAGCGTCAAGAGCTGCTACTGCTTCTTCATCAAAAATATGAGAAGCGTTATGAAACATGTAGACATCCAACTGCTGCCTGTGCAAGCGATTCAAGCTTTCCTGTATTTTAGAAAGTATGATTTCCCTCTTTTTTTCTGTTGGGATATTCGTTAACGCGTTTGGAGCAAGCTTTGAGGCGATGTTTATTTCTTTAGATATGCCTGGATGCTCTTCGATGTAGTCCCCTAAAAGCTCCTCCGCAGTTCCATAAGCCGAAGCGGTATCAAACCAATGAATCCCGTGCGCAAGCGCATCGGTGATGATATCAAACACTTCTTGTTTTCTAGGGCGGGCATTGCCCTGTATGCCATACTGGGTTCCAAACTGCACAGTGCCCAAACATAACTCCATGCTTTAATGCTCCATTACTCCCAGCAGTAATTCGCGCAACTCCTCCACAGACAGCCAGCGGCTGTTTGTCCCGGAGGAATACTCAAATCCTTGCTCTACCCGCTTTCCGTTAGGAAGTACCTTGTCCTCATTCCACCACTGCATATGAGGATAAATTACAAAAT
It contains:
- the yhdN gene encoding Aldo-keto reductase YhdN codes for the protein MELCLGTVQFGTQYGIQGNARPRKQEVFDIITDALAHGIHWFDTASAYGTAEELLGDYIEEHPGISKEINIASKLAPNALTNIPTEKKREIILSKIQESLNRLHRQQLDVYMFHNASHIFDEEAVAALDAVRHEGLARSIGVSVYTPLEAMKALSYPQIEVIQVPYNVFDRRLDQCGFFVEAKKKNVTVFARSSLLQGLAVMDANRLPAHMEFASPYLKVFHSICDSASSSPLHAAISSVAGHPGIDYLLFGVDNQDQLSNYLSFVSKPLPQEVESALRAAFDKVEEKLVNPSLW
- the kdsB gene encoding 8-amino-3,8-dideoxy-manno-octulosonate cytidylyltransferase, which produces MESKVLAIIQARMSSTRLPGKVLRNLCGQPILYHIVQRIRSVQSVDTIVIATSQNKSDDPIAEFAHENQVCCFRGSETDVLDRFFQAARTFGAEPDDIVMRLTADNPFVDPNVCEELLSYFKGSNFSYASAGGYPLGVGAEVFTFRALAEAHENGRQPYEREHVTPYMYREGQNPGKLNSPKDYSAVRLTVDTEEDYEVAQILYGSLYQPDRIFSLDEIIDYLVANPEVMTINKNVHQKRLGE
- the bacC gene encoding Dihydroanticapsin 7-dehydrogenase; translated protein: MELFDLTGKAVLVTGGAGYLGTAMSEALASFHAKVFIASRDTGKCERLAGELNQKYGELCKGLAIDIASEKSIHLCIERVIEAEGKIDVLVNNAAYSVAGYFEDLTGELWSKAIDGTVNGVFRMCSAVIPKMIQQGSGSIINIASMYGLVSPDPKVYQGEVKFNNPACYGAGKAAVLQLTKYLAGYYGQYGIRCNSISPGPFPSKPVQETGWFIENLAERTMLKRIGQPDDLAGTVVLLASDASKYITGANICVDGGWTAW
- the arnB gene encoding UDP-4-amino-4-deoxy-L-arabinose--oxoglutarate aminotransferase, which gives rise to MPVSSLALYGGEAVRKEWLSYGRQYIDEADIQAVTEVLKSDFLTCGPKVTELEETLCRLTRAAHCTAVSNGTAALHVACLAAGIGPGDEVITTPITFAASANAILYCGGRPVFADIDPRTYTIDPASLERCVTERTKAVIAVDFTGAACDYDAIRAVCQKHHLLLIEDAAHSIGASYRGTPVGSIADLTTFSFHPVKTITAGEGGAVLTKDSALAKRVELFSRHGITRDPALLRDHSNSNWYYEQQLLGYNYRMTDIQCALALSQLNKLERFAARRKELVRRYNEAFRKIPEVIIQEEVEGSDTVRHLYILRLDFDRLTCGRKEFYDAMQAENIGVNVHYIPVYWLPYYQSLGFKKGLCPNAEAYYESSMTLPLFYSMTDQDQDDVIQAVRKLIEYFRK
- the pseI gene encoding Pseudaminic acid synthase — its product is MFRLWDKLAANQVYVIAEMSANHAGKLENALAIVRQAAKSGADCVKIQTYTADTMTIDCDNEYFRIKGGLWDGYKLYDLYRDAGTPWEWQERIKEECEACGVDFLSTPFDRTAVDFLESMGCEAYKIASFELVDIPLIEYTAAKGKPMVISCGMGSVEEIQDAVDVCRRQGNDKIVLLKCCSEYPANYSDMNLATIPDMRERFGVPVGLSDHSMGSIAAVVGVSLGAQVVEKHFCLSRAIKNPDSEFSMEPQEFAEMVRDVRAAAQIRGRVSYELTEAEKASTVFRRSIFAVRDIQKGEEFTTENIRCIRPGYGTKPKFYFGLLKEQAPKDISRGSPLNVDV